The genomic window TGCGACGGGGCTTCAGCTGTCACTACCGCCAGTTAATTCTATGCATCGAGGGCCGCAGAGAAGCAGGATTTCTTTCTCTGGAGGTGTCGCAAAATGGGGCGGCCCCTCCTGATCTGGAACGGGTTACCCGAGTGCGAGGGTGGTGGCAGGCACCCCCACGCCGGCCGGGGATTCCCTCCGAGTCCCCGTTGGCGTGGGTCTCCTGTCCCTTGGGCGGACAAAACGGGCCAGGCCCTCGCAGGGATGGCAACCACCACCTCGTCTCCGTCTCTGCTTTAGAGTAAAAGCCCAAGCTTCAGAGAAGACGAATACACGGAGTTTGggaagtggatggatggatgggagacCAGAAGGAAAAGGAGTCCAGGTACTGAGACCGCTCCTTAACGCGACGGAGCTTAAACGCGGGTGTTGGGAAGCCGGGGTGCGTTCTGGCAGCTCCGTCCCGGGTCCCCGGACCTCACGTGACCCTTCCGAACATCAGGCTCGGAGGGTTTAGGAAGGGGTCGTCTGTGCGCCATCAGGTGAAAAGGAGGATGTGCTGCTGGGACAGCGGGGGTGTTGGTGAggctgcggggggcggggcgcacCTCCCGAGCGGGGTGGCAACGTCACAGGGTGGCGTGTGTGGGTGCGTTGCGTCTACACGGCTCTCTGAAGAGGGTGCTCTGGTCCCTCCTTGACTGCTGTGTAGACGGGCTCGCCCACGCAGCCCCCGTCCTGTCACCAGTGAGAAGGGCCGGCTTTTATTCGTTGCTCCTCACCAGGCTCAATGAAAATACACCTGTTAAAGCTGCAGACGCGCCTGTGAGAGCAAACTAAATCCGGCGTTGTAACTGGGTTCTTATCCAGCTGATAACTGGGTTCTTCAGCTGAGTCAACTGCTACAGAGGTCCTGGATATTTCCCAGGTACATTAGCAGCTGCTGATGAATCTGGGCATTTCCAGGCCGCGTCTACATGTGACCACAAGTAGCCAGGAAGTACTGGGTGACCTGTGGCTTGTAGACTTCTCGCGCTTTAGCAGCCacggggagggggcagctgggcCCCGTAGAGCCTGAGGCGACGGCGAGCAAGCGGTTTGCCGGAGGCCTAGCCGTGCGTCAAGCACCTGCCGAGCGGGGCGGGCTGTTCTCTACCCCGGACGCAGTCacatttgagttttggaagctgATCTCGTGCCTGATTCGCAGTCGAAGAAGCGAGGCTCGCAGGGGCTGGTTTTCACTTTGGAGCCAGAATCGGGTCTCCCTGGATCCAAGGCCCGTGGCTGGGGCGGAGGGCTGTCGTGGGGGCACGGGGCGTGCGTGGCCGCGCCGAGGGCATCTTCACGTCCCAGCCGAGAGTGACCCTGTGTGCCCTTTTCTGGGATGGGAGGGGGTGTCGCTGAGTCTTTTCTTCATCTCGGTCCTGTTCAATCACGCGCTTTGTCTGCCGAGTTACGTCTGACGGGGATGCCCTCGCTTCCCTCCCGTAGGTCACGACTGGTGCATCATCAAGCTGGGGATACAAGGGATTATCCGGGGCTTCGATGTGGACATTTCCTACTTCATGGGAGATTACGCTCCTCGGATATCAATCCAAGCAGCAAACTTGGAAGGAGGTGCCTTGGGAACCGTTCCCCTGGcctgcccccccctcccgcaGCACCCCCGCCCCGTGCAGTTTCCACCCAGACAGGTTCAGCAACGTGTCTCAGGCCACATTAGTGCCACAGGCTTTAGAACTTGGGTTCCCAGTACAGTGTTCTGTGGTTTCTGAGTTTTAGCTTGGCCACGTGTAGACTTCATTGTTCCCACGCTCTTGGGGCCTCACCGGGACGAGCAGGGTGCAGGGGAGGGCAGCACGTGGGCTgctggacagtgtggagccaggcGTGGGCCGGCTGTGGGGTGGTGGCCGTCCCTGTGGGCACAAGAGTGCGGCAGCCACGGAGTTGTCAGGAAGGGGTTCCTTGTGCCTCGTGGGACGAAGCATAAGTACAAGTCAGACCCCCGCTTTCGCTCCTTCGATGGTACCGTCTGATGCTGGTCCCAGCGTTACTGTTTTTAGAAGCAGGGACCAcgatgtgtgtgtacgtacacgtGTTTAGGGAAGATAAATCACGCCAGTTGGCAGATTTACGCTGAAAGCACTGTGTCCACAGCCCAGTACGAGGCTCTATGAAGGGGACAGGCCCTGCTCCCgacactgggggcacctgagaACGTAGGTGAGGACAGGACAGGTGCTGCTGCAGAGGCAGGAAATGCCTGATGGCAAAAAGGAGGATTCCTTCGGAGTCCGATTCGGGATCGCCCAAGTGTCAATTCCAAGGATGCCGTGGGGGATGGTCTTCTTCTGGCTTTGACGTTGCAATTTTCCAGAACCTCCATTGAGCCGACTCCTGAAAACTCGAGTCGTGTGATAGATTTGCTGCAGCTAGACTCACCCTGGAGATGGTGTTGTATTTTGACGAGCAAAAGTACTGCCAAATGCACTGCAGCACCTTCTGGAATTACTCAGTATTTCAAATGTCGAGGACCTTCAGCAAATCTATTACTTTGATCATCTGATACTTTGACTTAAGGAAGCTTCTCTCTGGGGTGATTTGGCGGAATAAAAATGAGCAGACCGCCCACTAGGAGTATATTGTCTTTGATTCCGAACGCGAACCGTAACCGCGTTGGTCCCTCTGCCTCCAGATAAAGCACCAGAAATGCCACAGAGAGGAGTCAGGACAGGGGCTGCGGCCACCCCGGCGGAGTTTGAGGCTGTTGCTAAGGTACGTCTGCTAACAGGGTCGGCGGCTTGTCGCGGTGGCCAGGGCACAGGCCTGGCCACGAGGGTGCTTCTTAGGGACACCCCACCCACTCACGCCTCTCCTCATCTACTTGTCCAGCATCACAAATGGTTTCTACAGCCCGAGTGAGGTCTAGCGATGTGTCCCAGGGGGTCTGCCCAGCCCTGCTACCTGCCAGGTGCTACCCCGATAAGATAAATACAGAAATCGGGAGTACGACTTTACGTACCTTTTACGCCTGCTGAGTCTGGTAAAGGAACCACGTGGACTTGTGCTTTTTTGTACATTCCTGTCTTTTAAAGCTTGTCCAGTCGTTAATTTCTATTGTGTTTTACGAAAGTGTTGATCCATAACAGACTGGGAAATAAGCAGTGAGAGGGACAACACACAGGCCCTTCAGTCTGAGGAATGCTGGTCACGACGTTCAGGTCAACCCGTTCACCCCAGGTCTCAGGGTCCGAGGGAGCAGCCTGGTGTGCACCGATGTTCACGTCACCAATTGTGGTTTCTTCTAGAATCCTCAGAGGGAGTCCCAGATCTTGTCCCTTCTTCCCAACCCTCCCTGCCCGTTCCCCTGCTGCCATCGCCCGGTGCCTATTTCAATCTGGATGAAAAGCCCTCAGGGCTTTAGTCTGCTTATTAAACCTGGGACTTGAtctttattagtatttttattgaagtattttaCTAGGCAGCCATCATCAGGTTTTGTTCCAAAGTATCTCTATCCTGTAGGCCCCACACGAGCACCAGGGTGAGAGAATTTACTGTCCTTGGGGCCGCTGCTAACACTTTCTATTTATTGCTAGCTGGGGTCCAACGACTGGAATTACTTGGTTCCCATGACAGAGCTTAAACCAGGAAAGCCTGCTTCCAGCCACAATTATTTTCTTGTCGACTCCCAGCAGAGGTGGACTCACGTAAGACTCAACATTTTCCCGGGTAAGTATGATGTGGCCCCATCTGCCGTCTTGTGGCCTCTTGACTTGGTGTGGGCATGTTTCAGGGTGAAGGCACTTATCTCTCTAGCATTTTCAGGTGACAGGCGGCCCCTTTTTGTGCCCTAGGAAATTCTCGTCGCAGCCCAGCCATCCTTTGGTAGTTATTGAAAAAACACCAGGTCAATTAGGAGGTGATGGGAGGGAGTCGTATCAGGTCAAATGTCTCCTAACACATTCTATTTCACCAGGTGCACCAGCAGATGAGGCGGTGTGTGCAAAAGTCCCTCATTTTCTCTCACTTAACAACTTTGTTGTAATGTAATTCACCGACTCGCAGTGCACCGTTCAGCGGTTTACGGTTTAGCCGGGTATATGGTTTCAAGTCTGCGGAAAAACACCGCATAGGTGCAGCCATCACCACGCTCAATTTGAGAACACTACTCTCTCCTCAAAAGGAAATCCTGTACCTTGCTATCAACCCTCACCTCCCTCGGCCCTCAGCAGCcaccagtctgctttctgtctggaCAGAGTTGACCAcgctggacatttcacataaatggtcTTTTGTGACTCGCCTCTTTCGCTTACCATGTTTTCAAGGCTCGATATCAGGGGTACTTTACGTCTTTCCATGGAGGAacgatactccattgtatggataaacCGTACTGTTTATatattcatctactgatggacacttgggttgtttccacccgTTGGCTATAAAaacgctgctataaatattccCTTATGggttttgtgtggatatatgttttcatttgggtATACACGTAGGATTGGACtcgctgggtcatatgataactatgtttttatttatgttttttaaataaagtttgagagagcacatgcacgtgtgagtgagggaggggcagagagaaagagggagagagagaatcccgagcaggctccacactgccagcacagagcctgacgtggggcgccgtcccatgaacagcgagatcatgacctgagctgaaatcgagagccggatgcttaatgagccacccagacgccctgataGCTACATTTTTAGTTGTTGGAGGACCTCTCCCGTTGTTTTCCACCACGGTGGCACTATCTTACGTTGTCACCGACAGCGTGGGcgggttcccgtttttccacatcctcaccaacacgtaCTGTCATCTGCCTGTTTGATTGGAGCCATCTTAGAGGAGGTGCAGCGGggtctccttgtggttttgacttgcatttctctaGGACCAATGAGGACGAGCATATTTCAGTTCTGtacttggccatttgtatgtgtttatgtacagatcctatacacacacacacacacgcacacacacacacatacatacctacacGTTTTTTGGGAAAGATAtcttttcagatcttttgcccattcttaagttgggtttttgtcttttattgttgaattgtaagagctctttgtatTTCCtagatacaaatcctttatcagatttacaaatattttccccgGGGTTCAAGTATAAAGGGGAAGGAAGCAGTGTTTTGTCCTGGAGTGGCAACAGGTTGCTTTAGATGAGTCACTGTCAGAGTGTGGAGTGGCATGCCTGATGTCCCTGATAGTTTTGATTAAAAGCGAGGCTGGATATGAAGTCTGTAAAGaagagtcttattttttaaagacctaaaaTCAGCTTTACACTCAACAGCCAAGTGTGTTCTGTGCCGTCAGAGTGAATCCCGATGCTCGGTGAACCAGAGGAGAGGTTCCCCTAAGTTAGTTTCTGCTGAATGACCCCCTCTGGTGTAATTTTTAGGGTTTTATGGCAACACagtctggttttatttattgCAAATATCAAGACCGTTCTACTGAATTCTTTTCTGATCACTCACTTTCATCAAGGTTTTCGTGGAACAATATAAGGGCTTGGTTTCAGTAGAATAACGGGGAAAGCTGTTTATACAAAGCTTCCTCTCATCTTCCAGGAAGTACTattcaaacacataaaatattcGTTTTCTCAGAATCCGAGAATGTGAGTTGATGTTGGCGGCTACTGTGTGCTCTGCAGACCTACTCTAGGCTGCTGTGGTTCTCAGAGCGATTTGGTTTTGTGAACATTATCTTCCCTCTTCTCAGTCAgtgtttttacaaaaatagaaacataaggCTCTTGTATGAGTCCGTGTGGTATTTAGCAACGCTAATTTGTGGCCCCAAACATTATATCTCTGGTGGCTCTTCCAATAGCTCTTTGACCTTCCTGGAGTTATTAATCCAGTAAGAAATGtcagcacctgctgtgtgccaggaccAGTACTAGATAGAGACAATAGAGAAGCAAACGAGATAGATCACTATTCTGGCTTTCGAAGATTTTATATTCTGGTTCTGAGATACTGATACCAGCAGGGGCTTAAACAAATACATGACAAGATCATTTCAGGCTGTGATTTGAGCTCTGGCAAAAATTCACAGGAGGCGATGATGACTCACCCAACCTGGAGAATCAGGCGGGGCTAGGCAGAGCTGGAGGGAGATAACTAGACGGTGACAGGAAGAGCATCTCTGACGCCATGACACATAAGGTGACACCTAAGAACAACAAATGGCCTCTTGCAGAGCTGGGAAAGTAGTTCCAGTACAAGGGAATGGtgggtgcaaaggccctggggcagtaGGGTTGGTgtatttgagaaacagagcaggcAGGTGTGGAGAGCTTTGTCGTTTATGACCCACAAACAGCCCCCTCTCCAAGTGAGAAATGGCCACGGCCTCTTTCCTTCTCAGACGGTGGGATTGCACGTCTTAGAGTGTATGGTTGTGGACAGAAGGACTGGACTGCAACTGATCCCAAGGAACCGTTTGACCTCGCAGCCATCGCTCACGGGGGCGCCTGTGTAGGATTCAGCAACGCACACTTTGGGCATCCAAACAATATGATAGGTGAGATGCTGCTGTGGGAGCTGGCCTGCATTTGGGGCGTCTGGGCACCTGCACTAAGCACCCCAATATGGTATGAACCTGCACTAAGCACCCCAATAGGATATGAGCGACTTAGGAGGTGTCATCTTGAAGCACGGGGGTGGATGAGATCAACCATCCACACACAGGACTGGATGCCCTTATGATGTGAAGTAAATCAGTTTTCCTTCCTAATTTTCCTTCCTAATTTTGGCTGAAAGGGAAGAGTAAAACTTACCCTATGGCTGCATGTGAATTTATCAAAACATTAAGTTGAATGGCAATAATTTATGTAGCAACGTTCAGGCACAAGGGATCTGTGGTTTCCTTACTCCCATGCATTCATTCTCACATTTAAGATAAAATCCTGTGACACTTCCATTAAATAATGTCATTTCTGGCAGGAGTCGGCAAGGCTAGGTCTATGGCTGATGGCTGGGAGACTGCAAGGAGGCCGGACAGGCCACCGGTGTTAGAGGTAAGAAGTTGAAAACGGCCACGATTCAGAGTCTCCTCTGTCTTGTTTTAAGTTTACATCAAGGAAGCGCTTCCTTCCGGAACCTCGTAGGCAGCATTCCGGAAGTACTTCTCGTCGTTTTCCGGATTGCCTACTGCTTCACGGTAACATCAGGGCAGGACCCAGAAGGCGCACACCCTGGCCGCGCCTGCTACTCCAACGAATGGTTGAAATGCCTCCGGTTCTGTAATAAAGGGTCTACAATTTAATGATATAAAACCCGTGGATAAATTCATTGGTTGACCTGGAGGCAAAAAACCCCACCAGTGTCATGGATGAGACCAC from Neofelis nebulosa isolate mNeoNeb1 chromosome 9, mNeoNeb1.pri, whole genome shotgun sequence includes these protein-coding regions:
- the ALLC gene encoding probable inactive allantoicase isoform X1, which gives rise to MADSPREGKPARSLDFTRLVDMASESVGGEILFATDDFFAPAENLIKSKSPSFREDEYTEFGKWMDGWETRRKRSPGHDWCIIKLGIQGIIRGFDVDISYFMGDYAPRISIQAANLEGDKAPEMPQRGVRTGAAATPAEFEAVAKLGSNDWNYLVPMTELKPGKPASSHNYFLVDSQQRWTHVRLNIFPDGGIARLRVYGCGQKDWTATDPKEPFDLAAIAHGGACVGFSNAHFGHPNNMIGVGKARSMADGWETARRPDRPPVLENDENGSLLVPGCEWAVFRLAHPGVITQIEIDTTYFKGNSPDSCKLDGCILTTQEEEDMIKQKWELPGHKWKPLLPVTKLSTDKSHLFDSLTLELQDVITHVRFTITPDGGVSRLRLNGFPSSLCLLRPREKPMMRFSVKAGFRANL
- the ALLC gene encoding probable inactive allantoicase isoform X2 encodes the protein MDGWETRRKRSPGHDWCIIKLGIQGIIRGFDVDISYFMGDYAPRISIQAANLEGDKAPEMPQRGVRTGAAATPAEFEAVAKLGSNDWNYLVPMTELKPGKPASSHNYFLVDSQQRWTHVRLNIFPDGGIARLRVYGCGQKDWTATDPKEPFDLAAIAHGGACVGFSNAHFGHPNNMIGVGKARSMADGWETARRPDRPPVLENDENGSLLVPGCEWAVFRLAHPGVITQIEIDTTYFKGNSPDSCKLDGCILTTQEEEDMIKQKWELPGHKWKPLLPVTKLSTDKSHLFDSLTLELQDVITHVRFTITPDGGVSRLRLNGFPSSLCLLRPREKPMMRFSVKAGFRANL